In Nitrospirota bacterium, a single window of DNA contains:
- a CDS encoding sigma-54 dependent transcriptional regulator has protein sequence MEKEHILVVDDEEGLLHLVKMRLTAMGFAVTGCTSGRDAITAAKNNRFDLVITDLRLGNEDGLDVTEELLRMQPGLPVIILTAHGSIPNAVEAMQRGAFGYLTKPFDDKELKAKIEEGLSPQRMRGEIQRLKSLVNELYGMENIVARSPAMQRLLQQVVQVADSDATILLFGETGTGKEVFARVIHSNSRRNKGPFIALNCAAIPEALFESELFGHVRGAFTSAHGAKRGLFQCANGGTLFLDEIGEMPLSMQVKLLRAVQEREVREVGSETTTKIDVRIIAATNKDLGEAVKNGSFRNDLFYRISVVPLFIPPLRDRRDDIPLLAQHFLTASAKRANKDLRGFTPAALNRLLTHPWPGNVRELENVIEKASVMTRQDMITPDLLPSMGTSPDAPLKPLTEAKEEFEKTYLKNVLQLTGGNISRAAQFAGRYRADFYKMLKKYGLHPSTTKAKAEADLEDLEEAGDLTEAER, from the coding sequence CATGGGTTTTGCCGTGACCGGCTGCACCAGCGGGCGTGACGCGATCACGGCAGCCAAGAATAACCGGTTCGACCTGGTTATTACCGACCTCCGCCTGGGTAACGAAGATGGCTTAGATGTGACGGAGGAATTGTTGCGCATGCAGCCTGGCCTTCCGGTCATCATCCTGACGGCCCATGGCAGCATTCCCAATGCCGTGGAGGCGATGCAGCGCGGGGCCTTTGGCTATCTCACCAAACCGTTCGATGACAAGGAACTCAAGGCCAAGATCGAAGAGGGGCTTTCGCCGCAACGGATGCGGGGAGAAATCCAACGCCTGAAGTCGCTCGTCAACGAATTGTATGGTATGGAAAACATCGTCGCACGGAGTCCTGCGATGCAGCGATTGCTCCAACAAGTGGTGCAGGTGGCAGACTCCGATGCCACCATTCTGCTCTTTGGAGAAACAGGGACAGGCAAAGAAGTCTTCGCCCGCGTGATCCATTCGAACAGCCGACGGAATAAAGGGCCTTTCATTGCGCTCAATTGCGCGGCCATTCCGGAAGCACTCTTCGAGTCTGAACTCTTTGGACATGTGCGTGGCGCCTTTACCAGCGCCCATGGCGCCAAGCGAGGCCTCTTTCAATGTGCCAACGGCGGGACGCTGTTTCTCGATGAGATCGGCGAGATGCCGCTGTCCATGCAGGTCAAACTCTTGCGGGCCGTGCAGGAACGGGAAGTCCGCGAAGTGGGTTCTGAAACGACGACGAAGATCGATGTGCGGATTATTGCCGCGACCAATAAAGACCTCGGCGAAGCGGTGAAGAATGGTTCCTTCAGGAACGATCTTTTTTATCGCATTTCCGTCGTCCCGTTGTTTATCCCGCCGCTGCGTGACCGACGGGACGATATTCCCTTGTTGGCCCAACATTTTCTGACCGCGAGCGCCAAACGAGCCAATAAAGATTTGCGCGGCTTTACACCGGCCGCGCTCAATCGGCTGCTCACGCATCCCTGGCCAGGCAATGTCCGTGAGCTGGAGAATGTCATTGAAAAGGCTTCCGTGATGACGCGCCAGGACATGATTACTCCGGACCTCCTGCCTTCGATGGGCACTTCACCGGACGCGCCGCTGAAGCCGTTGACCGAAGCCAAGGAAGAGTTCGAGAAGACCTATCTCAAGAACGTCCTGCAATTGACCGGCGGCAATATCTCCCGCGCCGCCCAATTTGCCGGTCGCTATCGGGCAGATTTCTACAAAATGCTGAAGAAATATGGCCTGCATCCCTCAACCACGAAGGCGAAGGCGGAAGCCGACCTTGAAGATCTGGAAGAGGCAGGCGATCTCACGGAAGCCGAACGTTAG